The Rosa rugosa chromosome 1, drRosRugo1.1, whole genome shotgun sequence genomic sequence ATGTGGCTTTCAAAGGCGACAACGACAATTACCTTATGGCGGAAGCTACGACGACGTCGAACCCGACCTTCTCGTCCACTGACAAAGGGATGCCTGAGTCATGGTTCGAGGTCTCCACCGATGGCCATGGTAGGGTGCAAATCAAGTCGTTCGACACCAACAGGTACCTGAGGAACGACGCTGGCCGCAACTGGATTTTGGCTGACTCAGCCGGCAACGCCACCGACCTGACCACCTTGTTTTGTCCAGTCAAGGTCGACACTAGTACGGTCGCTCTCAAAAGCTTGAGCAACGACAGATTTTGCTCCCGATACACTGACCTTGGTGTAACAAATGGTCTGAACGCAAGGCTGACCAGTATTACAGTACACTCACGCATGGCGCTGGAAGAGCTTGTTCTCTCTAGGATAATCTACAATGCCGATTTTGACCTCGCCAATGCCATAATCTACGGCGAGACCCCGGTCACTATGGCCACCGCAAACGCCAGCAACAACACCTCAGCAGACAACACTGTGGAATTCAAGTTCGCGTACACGGAGAGTAAGAGCAGCACATGGAGCTCCAGCCACTCGTGGATGGTGGGCGTGAGTGTCACCGCCAGCTTAACAATTCCATTCGGGCTCGGTGGTATTGAAACTACATATTCCGGGGAGTATAACGGATCCTACGAATGGGGAGAAACAATTACAACCGAAAACACATTGGAGACTATGTACACCGCCACTGTGCCGGCAAACACTTCTATATCTGTGAGCCTGATGGCGACCAAGGGATATTCCGACGTGCCTTACTCTTATTATCAGCGCGACGTGCTTTATAACTGTAAAACTGTTGTCTATAAGAAGGATGATGGGCTGTACACGGGAATAAATTCATACAACTTCCACTACGTGGTTACAATGTAAGATCAAAAGTGGACTCATCACAAGTTATCCTAGAGTAACTAGGAAACCATCAAATACATTAAATCGTATACAACATGGATTtggaaaagaatcaacctagatatctaatgtgatagtgtatttatcattggattaggaatccattatttggactacaagaaagtcctaaactgtgatgcattaggattCTTAGATACAATACTTGATCCTtaaggaaaacctttatgggaggattcttaggactagtacttgtataaataagaggttagggtccctgttatcaccaccggtttacaagcattgtgttctgcccattcagaagCTAAAGTTGGTGAATAGCAGAAGACTTCAACCTCGTCTTCATCCTTGTCTTAGCAGCTGCAGCAATGGCTTCTACTTATGACGTCAATGGTAAGTTTAAAGTCAATAAAGAACATGTAATTGTGTGAGCTTGTTTGTAATCTAGTtctacaattggtatcagagcttaggctcacattgttcttcaaaatattttgaaacaaaaacgttttaggttttcaaaaaaaaaaaaaaaaaaaaaaaaaaaaaaaatttgctttgCAATAAAACGGCCACGTTTTGGCCATCTTCAGAAAACCCTTTTGGCTCAAAAGCAACATGTGCTGATCCGAGGCCCAGACCCGACCCCAAAAACTTACTTCAGAAACTAAAAGAAAGTGACCGTTATTACAACGGTCACATGAAGCAGGGGATGGTTCTGGGTATTCAGAATCGGAGACGCGCGAGATGAATTCATCTTGTAGGGATTCAAGACCCCTGTGTTGCTCGATTAAGATGCCAACAAGGATTTTTTGCTGCCTTCTGTTACTGAATTCATGCTTCCGCGAAAGTTTTTGcagcaaaattgggaaaattgCAAAGATCAGGTTTTTACAGAAAAATTCAGTTTCgattcaattttgttttgttaattgatgagcacaagaaccctagaagcattcccggcgtgcgcatAGGCTAGAGTaaatggtgaccggatgaaatttaaatttcttggATGTTTTTGTGTTCTTATGAAATCGACATTGTGCTTGCATATCTGtgttgtttgtgtttgtgattgatatgcatgtttcaGATAAATTCTTGAGTTTTGTATCTGTATTTTTGGTATAACAATGTATGCAGAAATCTCCCAAAATTCCTTGGCATTGTTAAAATTTTACAGGTACAAAGAGCTTAGTTTCTTATAAAGATCATTGATCCGGATAGAAAACAAGTTTTCAAGCTcgttttggtttgtgttttctgTAGGTTTGAATGAACATATTGCACAAAGCACTCTTCATTAATTCTTGCAGAAGGCCTTGAGTTAACAAACCTGAAAATTGTATCTTGTGTTTTAAAATTATGCATATAATTTTGCTTCCAAAGAAGTAGTACAGTATGATTTTAGAATGCAAATAGCAATATGCATAACTGTTGTTTTCAAATATGGATACTTAGAATACAaatttctgtctaaagatgtgatttgttttctttggataacttgttttcaacaGATATGGCTTATTGATTTGGAACCTTCAGAATATTATGTCTTCTGCTTAAAAGTGTGGCATGATATTAATTTTAGATAAAAGGGCTATTGGTTGAAATATGGTATtgcttgtgtttttgttttctggttgcattgttttggttttgatattgCTTGAAGTTACAGAAAACATAAAACATAATTTTTTAAGAACCTTACAGATGGAAAACTCACaaaactttattttgtttttgctcTTTAGGAATCCCTACTGTGACCTTGAACACCATTCAGCTCCTAACTGGCTATAACTACAAAaagtggagaaaccaagtagatttTTACCTAGCCATGAACCAGAACATGGACCTTTGCTTAATAGAGGATGAACCTGAGATGATTACTAATGAGAGCactgatgaagagaagaaacaTTATAAGGAGTGGCATAAGGCTAATAAGATGGCCAAGAATGTTATAAGGACTACCATGTCAGACACAGTTAGAGGTAGCATAGAGGAACCTGATCTTGCCATGGATTTTCTGTATGCCATTCATGACATGTATAGGGAGAGTGACAAGGCCGAGGCAGCTAGGCTGGCAAAAGAGTTTAATGACCTTAAGTACACTGGAACTGGAAAAGTGAGAGAGCACATCATGAAGCTTATTGAGATTAATGCTCAGTTAAGAGACCTCAACATGGGGGTCACTGATGATTATGTAGTGCACACTGCACTGCATTCCTTGCCTAATTGTTTTAGCCAACTAAGGACCAGCTACAATGCTCAGAAGGAAAAATGGAGCCTCAAGGAGCTGATTGCCATTTGTGTAGATGAGGAGGACAGAATTAGGAAGGAAAGAGAGCCGAGTACCTCAGTGAACCTTGTTGAGAAGCCTAAGAAGAAATACCAGAACCAGtctaagctcaagcctaccaaaaccATCTTTCAAGGATCTACCTCAGGAGCAGCTAAAGCCAACAAACCatttaggttcaagtgctaTTTCTGTAAGAAAATAGGGCACATGAAGAAAGACTGCACAGGTTTTAAGAATTGGTTGATCAAAAAGGGTAATTTTTCTAACTCACtattttccttagaaattaatttagttaatgttGAACCAAAAACTTGGTGGATTGATTTAGGAAGCCCCttacatattactaattctctgcagggattcataaggaagagagtcccaagaagtgatgaagtgaacctgtgtgtaggcaatggcacgagagtggcagtcaaagcTATTGAAACCTTAAAATTAGATCttggtttaggaaagttgttagttttggataatgtttattatgtaccttccatgagaaggaatttaatttcagtttctcttttggttAAATCTGGATGTAGACTTCTTATTGACAATAATGGAATTATTATTTCTAAAGATtcagttcaaattggttctggtgttatattgaatgattacctacagttaaattgttcacacagtcaacaagaaatttctcttgttgaaaataataacACATCGAGTAACACCTTAACTGGTGTCAAAAGaactaaatgcaatgaaaagtctgcatattTGTGGCATAGAAGACTTGGCCACATAtcaaaagagagattgaaaattttggttaaaaACAATATCTTGAATGAACTTGACTTTTCTGATTTACAAGATTGTGTtgaatgttttaagggaaagataactaacttaaggaaaaagactgcatatagaagccaagcACTTTTAGAGCTCATACATACTGACATTTGTGGTCCATTTAGAACTCAAACAATCTGTGGAAATGTGTATTTCATAACCTTCatcgatgacttttctagatattgttatgtttatctactttcagaaaaatctcaagcacttaaagcttttcaaatttttaaggctgaagtagaaaaacaactagaaaagaaaatcaaaactgttagatcagatagaggtggtgaatTTTATGGAAAATACACAGAGAGtggacaacaaaagggtcctTTTGCCTTGTTTCTGCAAGAACAAGGCATTAAGGCTCAATATACCACACCATATAATCCTCAGCAAAATGGTGTGgctgagagaaagaataggacactTTTGAATATGGTCAGGAGCATGATGTGCACCACAGGCCTACCTAGGTTTttatggggtgaggctttaaggACTGCAAACTATGTTTGCAATAGAACACCTAGTAAAGCTATAGAGAAAACTGCTTTTGAGTTATGGTGTGGCAGAAAGCCTAGCCTCCACCATTGTCATGTGTGGGGCTGCCCTGCAGAAGCTAGAATCTACAATCCAAACATTAACAAACTTGATCCTAAAACAGTAAGCTGCTATTTTATAGGCTACCCTGAAAAATCTAAGGGTTATAAGCTTTATGCAGCTCAACACTCaccaagaatttttgaaacacatcaagtcaAATTCTTGGACGAGAAAATTCACAATACAAGTCTTGAGGATTTATCTtcagaatttgaagaaattgtgGAAAATGAGCATACTGAAAGTATATTGCCTATAATTCATGATACACAAGCAGCCATTAGTGTTNNNNNNNNNNNNNNNNNNNNNNNNNNNNNNNNNNNNNNNNNNNNNNNNNNNNNNNNNNNNNNNNNNNNNNNNNNNNNNNNNNNNNNNNNNNNNNNNNNNNNNNNNNNNNNNNNNNNNNNNNNNNNNNNNNNNNNNNNNNNNNNNNNNNNNNNNNNNNNNNNNNNNNNNNNNNNNNNNNNNNNNNNNNNNNNNNNNNNNNNATCAATTGTAGCTTGAACATAATTGACATGCAGTGTGATATTTGACAATATTTGTGATCCGTTTGAACTACAGAAATGTTTTCAGGAAAACTGGTCTTTTGTTTATTCCAAGTCATCTCTGTTTGCTAATAATTGTGCTTAATTGATTCTACTCAGGGTGTCTAAAGGCTGAACTTGTGTTATCTTTTTAACATTCTTTTGGTGGCTGAGAAGTTAACTTGTCATCTCAGAGTTCAAAGGAAGCAGTAGTTCAAGATTTAGAGAAAAAAATCTTATCATCTCAAAGTGAAACTGCTGATTTGGGCCTATTAGCGGGAACTCCACCCATTTAGAAGTCTGAAAAGCCCAATCCCCAACACTGCaaattcagagagagagagagagagaattatgGCGGGATTGCTAGCATGGGCGGCGGTCAAGGCGATGAAGACGACAATCCCAATTCAACCCCACTAATATTCAGACCGGAGCAGCAAGAATACGCCTTGGCCTTGGATTCAAAAGCGGCTTCTCTCAGCCGTTCGATCCATGATCTACGGCTCAGAATCCCTCTGAGCGACATCTCCCaacgccttcctcacctccacgctcactccctcgcttccaacaccgcccttgccctccaattgaatGCCCATTCCTCCACCCGAGAACAGGTTCTACTCTAAATTTAGTAGCTGGGTGATAGGGTTCTAAACCCTAACAGAGAGAAACTAGAAGAAATCTAAGATAaagttaagaaaataaaatgcaGATTTTCATTCATGGCATTTCCACAAGGCAAAATGGTCTATAAATACAAGGCAAGAAAGTGCAAGCTGGCACAGGACACGTGTCGAGCAACTATAGATACTATTACTAGAAACAAATAACCTAATATTCCTTCTATTATGCTTCAAAACGCAGCGTTTCACACTCCCACAGCAACAACCTAATTAGACTAGGGAACTTAACAAAAATGATTCATAACATTTCTTCCCCCTTAAACAGAAACTTGACCTCAAGTTTCACTTTTAGAATAAACTTCTAACATACTGAAGCTTGTCCTCAGTTCGGATATGAGAGACATTGTAAGCACATCAACAATAATAGCTCTAGGCCAAGCAGTAACAAGAAGAGGTGAATCTTCAACACTACAAGACTGAGGACAGCATGATATCCACGACTCCTTTTCCAATCATTCAATCCTGCCAATTCTCCAAGAGTCTTATGATAGTAATTTAGTTGCTCCGATAATGAATCACAAGTGACCAAGGAAAAATACAATAATGCTGGCTCACCATGAGTTAATAAGCAGAGAATAAGATGAAGCCAACCAACAACACTTGTGTTCAACATCTCAACAACAGTAGTGTCAATGCAATGAAGAGCAGCAAGGCTATTGTCACCAAGATCATGGGCTAAGGTGTCAAGATTATCATCTAAATAAGTAGAGAAATCAAGGACCTGCAAAATGAAATTGAGAAACAATGGttgttcatcttcttctgaATCTATTGGAATAATTGCAAGTGCAGCACATTTTCCATAGATCTCTTGCACAAATCTTTTTTTCTTCCCATCATTTTCCATGTGCTCAGACCTGAAAAGTTTATCTAGCATTGGCCAAAACACTTGCAATAGCACAAGCATACAACTATCTCCAGAATATGCACTCTGCCCCGATGTTACAAGATGGTTGAATACAGTTCCCATCCTGTAAAGCTCTCCAGCACCAGAATTCAAAATTTGTGTATAGGTAGCAGGTTTTTGCCGGAGGCAATGACTGTTATCAACAAATTTCCCAATAGCTTCAAAGCTAGAAGAAAGCAATCTAGCCAATAAGTTTCTCATTAATTCTTTGTTATAAATAGAACCACAGATCAGACTAACTGCACTAACAACTTCTTCCTCATCTTCCAAAGGTAAATGAATGTTCTCGAGACCCTCTCCTATCCGCATCAATATCTCCAAATTTGAAGGTTCATACATCACTGCAGAGGCATCTTCAAAAATTTTACGCAATGCAGATGCACAAGAACTCGGGGATAAGGTTTATGATATTCTAGCAGCAAGAAATAACAACAAGGGTCTAGCAATTGTTTGAAAAACAGAGATCCACATAGAATAGGAGTCAACAACGTCTACAAGAGATCTATGCAGAGTGCACATACTACCCTTCAGTTCATCCAAAGGCCTAATGGACCAAACCATCAACTGCATAATGACCGAGAAATCAAGGATTTGGCTTTTCTGTAGGATTACCTCCGCGACCACATTAAGAGAAAATAACTTGATCTCCACATCCTTCCAAGCTATTGCTGCCAGTTGCAGAGGCCCAAACACCAAAGAAAAGCTTTTGTACAACTATAACAGATCTTAAAAGCTGACAATTATCCACCAATAGTTCAACAAGATTCATTCTAAAATAAACAAGGCCAAGAGGCAGCTCCGGTGTTCCTTGGTCGCCATTAAACGTAAAATCATCCACCTGGGCACGTAATAAAAATACATCCAAGGTAGATAGAATATATCGCAAACACTTCTCATCTCGTTTCATATGGTTTTCAGGAAATATCAAGTGAAACTCTTCAGTACAGTACTCATTTGCAGCCATTACTATAGACTTCCATCTTCCCCAAATGTCATCAAACATCATTCTGGCATTCCCTTCCATTTTCTCAAACTTATCTGCAAAAAACAAACTCATTTTCTCCAATTTGTTCTCTAGAAATAGACACAAAAGATTACCATTCAACCAATCGTTTAGAGTAGTGACAATACCAAATTCAATGTTAGCACATATAGACAAATCTACTACTGCTTTAAAACTTAGAAAAGTGTGAATCACGTGATTAATTCCTTTGTGTACTACGTCAACATATAGCTGCAAGTTATTCATCCTTTGGAGCAAGTTAGGGAAAAAGACAACTATGCCTTCATCATTTCTATTCACCAAGAAACTATTACATTCAACACCACTAGAGACAAGCCCCTGATCATGGTGCAAATTGACGCACCCACTACTAATACTAGTCACTGATATCTTGGTAAACCACCTCATATTTTTCTCAACATATCCACTACTCAATGATTCAATCAAGGCGATTATCAGTGAAAAAGTATACTTCAAGCCATTACCAGATGCCACTGTCTCTAAGTTCCCAATTGAGGATATCAAGTTGGAAATATTTACCCAAAGCAGCCTCATATTCCTTGCAAACTTCTCATTCTGAATAAAAAATTCATCTGTTGAGAGAGTGTGGCCACTGCCTTTATCACGAACCTTCTTATCAAACCCAGAAAGGCATAGTTGCAGTACATTGCGACTAATTTTCTTTAAACCTTCAATGTAGTGCTTAAGCCTTATACACAATGCACTCTTTCCACCAATTTTACTTCCGAAACTTTCATTCTTCTTCACTAGACAAGCAGTCATCTCCATGGTACTTAACTGAAACTTACAACTATTTAACCCAGTAGCAGTTATGACAGGCATGCTTGAAAATCCATATTGAATTGATGGTGCAGTTTCCACACGAGCAATTGACATCTGAGGCATCACGGTAAGCGTTCCAATTGGGATTGCAGCATGTATTGGTTGTTGTACAGCTGCATAGCCTTGAGCTACAGATGATTGTCCAAAGTTGCTCTGACCAGAAATGCCTGCCAAACAACCAAGGCGACTTGTGTTGCCTGACTGTGGTTGATTAAAGGTGTTGGTGTTGCTGAAGCCAATATTCAAATTTGGAGTTGAAGGGTTCTGTCACCGGCGGATCCACATAGAGGCCAGCTTAGACACTTGCCTAGACTGAATTTTTGAGTCTATACAAGTTTAGTAGAAGAAAGGTATGTGAAATTGACAGAAATAGGGCAAAATCAAGTGAATTGTTGAAGAAAATGGCAGAAATAGGGCAAAACCATGGCAAAATCAGGGCAAACTTTTCACAATTGCCTCCAAAATCTATAGCTTCTCTCTAATTTTCCCCCCTTCCCCTTTTCCTTCAACCTGTCATTGTCTTGCCTTACCTGAAAATTTtttctggatccgccactggttCTGATCATACTCAATTTCGTTCTCCGGCCAATATCCCTTTTCCACTTTCATCAGCGTTACATTCTATCCTCTCCCCGCATAAACTCAATCCCGAATCATTCTGCTTAGCACTGACACTCACAAGCTCACTGAACTCTCTACCATCTCTACTATTCACCTTAACCATCTCATCAGAATTCTCTCCATCCCCAGTATCTAACTTCTCATCAATACCATTTAATTTAGTACCACACACAAAACCCACACCACCACAATTGAACTGATTAGAAACACTTGTGTTAGTACTACTTACTGAGCAAAAGGATGCAGGGGAACTGTTCGGCTGAGCCGAAACGGTGCCGTCGAGTAGAGGAGGCGGCTTGGTGGTGGGATGTGCCATCGGTGGAGAGCAGATTTGGAGGCCCGAGCTATGGATTGTGGGCGGGTGAATCAGCGGAGGAGCGGCGTCCAACAGAGGAAGCGGGCTGGCAGTGAACTGTGCCAGTGGTGGAGGAGTCACGAACCAGTCCGTGTGGGCCGGCGAAATGGTCAGCTTCTGGACGACGTTGTAGATAGGAGGCTGGTGTTGATACAGTGGCTGTTGTGGGTGTAAAGCAAAGTATTGGGGGTAATGCGGTGTGCTTTGGGGGTTCGGAATAGAAAACGGAGGTGGTGGAAAATGGCCAGTCGGAACAAGAAGAGGAGGTGGTAGATATTGGCCCGGCGGCGTAAGTAGATGGTAGGAGTGAGGTGGCGGACCCCAGAGTTGAAGAGGCGACGGGGACTGTAGTGAGTGGTACTGGTACTGATTCGAGTACCACGCGCTTTGGTGCTGCTGCTGCTCAGGGATTGGTGGTTTAGGCGGCGGCGGAGGTGGTGGTTGTTGCTGTTGGTAGGGGTAGGGATCCGCCGTggccggtggtggtggtggcggcggccTCAATTGAGCTGTTTGCTCCAATCGAAATTGCCTCAACTCAGTTAGTATCTCGGACTGGGCTGACGCCATGTTTTTCTCAAATTCACGGCACCACGCAGCCGTCTCTTCTCTTGCCATTTGGATCCTCTTCCTCCTCAAATCATCTGGGTCAGGTGGACGTGGCGGTGTTGACGAGTATGGTGGTGGATTCCCAGTGCTCCTCGACCCCATGATGTGGGCTCTGATACTAGTTGATAGGGTTCTAAACCCTAACAGAGAGAAACTAGAAGAAATCTAAGATAAAGCTAAGAAAATAAAATGCAGATTTTCATTCATGGCCTTTCCACAAGGCAAAACGGTCTGTAAATACAAGGCAAGAAAGTGCAAGCTGGCACAGGACACGTGTCGAGCAACTATAGATACTATTACTAGAAACAAATAACCTAATATTCCTTCTATTATGCTTCAAAACGCAGCGTTTCACACTCCCACAACAACAACCTAATTAGACTAGGGAACTTAACAAAAATGATTCATAACACTgagtttttgaatttgattgtgattATTGTGTACAACTCTGAATTGTTGCATATCTTGTTCAAAGTTTGGATCTTTCTTATCTGGGCGTGTTGGTGTGTTGCTTTAATTCGAATTAGTAGGTTTCTTTATCTGGgtctttgattttgattgtagTTCTGGTGTGCAGCTCTGAATTGTTGCATATCTTGATCAAAGACAGTATTTTTGTTATCTGGGCATGTGGTGTAGCTGTGGTTATTGCAAATTGTGTTAAAGTTCAGGGATTTTTCGTTGTTTTTGGTCCTGGTTGAGTTTCATGGTTGTAGGTGATCAGTGCCTTTTTATGTTTCCTATGTTGATATAGTTCCTGTTTGTACTTCTGGACAGGCCCAGTTGAGAGAGGTGACATTGCAGGAGGAAAATGCTGCATATGAAAAGGCTATCTCAAACTGAACGCATCAAAGTAACATAGAGGAGAAAATTGAGGAAGCAGATTTACTTAGCATGAAATTAAAGGTGGGCTTCTAGGGTTTTTCAACTTGTATCTATATGATGCTGTTATACATGTATTTAGTAGTTTAAACTTCAAAGTGATTTTTTTATGATGTTGAGGATATGgttttttagttaatttaacAGCCATACTCGAACTATTTATGAAATTAGATGATTATTGTTATTAGCAGGAAATGGAGGACACTGAACAAAATTTGGGAGATGAACTGGAAAATGCACAAAAGACACTGAATGCAAGTCAATCTCGCAGATCAGATGGCGACTCCAAAACAACTGCTGAAACTGGAGATGGCATAGCATCATCAAAGAAAGCTATACTAGACAAGTTAGGGGAGGGGAAAATAGAATTGGTTGGTTGAACTTTTTTGTTGATCTTACAATTCTTTCAAGTCTTGTTCTATTTTTAGAGTGTGTGTGCACTTGTGTTGTCTTTTAATGTTCTTATGGTTGCTAAGAAGTTAATTTATCATCTCAGAGTTCAGTGGAAGTAGTAGTTCAATATTATCTCTCATCATATATGGTAGAACATTACTTCTTTGTTTTCTCTTGTACTATATAGGCACAAGCAGAAGGCGTAGTTGGTGAAATTCATTTGAAAGAGATGGAGCTAGAAAGATTAAATGGATTGTGGAGGAAGCTCGAAAGCAGCAACAATGAGATGAGTGCTGCTAGAAATCGGTTTAGACAAAGTTACATCTGAAAGAGACAATATCCTTGAAGCTCATCACAAATATGCTTGTCGCCGAAGAGAGATTCAGCAGAGGCTCACGCTGCTCAGGTCGATGTTTGTCCTTTATATTTTAGcttgggaaaatttcacaaacagtacaccaagtaaatgccactaataattcttatacataaagtttcaaaccaaacatttcggtacacgaaatctgaaactcgacccactatcagtacacgacatcaatttttgacaccaaaatgtccattatgccctcagttctttttttttttttaataattttttttttctgttatttagttttccttcgtttttatctctttcttcttccttcttccgggctcactccctcacttccaacgccgccttcctcgcctccacgctcactcactcgcttccaacgccgcccttgccctccaattgaacACCCATTCCTCCACCCGAGAGCAAGTTTTGCTCTAAATTTAGTAGCTGGGTTAACAGAGgtgggtgagctcgggcttcttctcacatgaaaacagaggtgggtttcgtggagccggaagaaggaagaagaaagagataaaaacgaagaaaaaaaaattatttaaaaaaaaaaactgagggcataatggatattttggtgtcaaaaattgacgtcgtgtactgatagtgggtcgagtttcagatttcgtgtaccgaaatgtttggtttggaactttatgtataagaattattagtggcctttacttggtgtactgtttgtgaaattttccctatttgTAAATTTGCATCATCTTGTTGATTATCAAAACGCTACATATTCTTCAGTGATTGATTGATTGCAACAAGCTCCATAATGTTTGGTCATTACCTATACTCATAAAAACAACGTAAATTAGGATTGGGTATGTAATCACTGAACACTAGCTTACCTAAAAAATCTCTTGTAACTAACAACCGAATACAACGAAAAATTTTCGATAGCCAACTATCGAACACAAGGACGACTACTCTAGCATCCAACTACAGTACTGGACTTAGAATTGCACAAGAGCCGAATACGTTTCAAATTAACTTCACAGGTACTGATGTACAGAGAAGCCTTGTTCCTTGGGTGAGTTACCAGCTGGCTTCATAGGTAAGAAGCTGGTGTACAGAAGTGGTGCTATCAAACTGAAGCTAGGAGATATAAATCATATTACTCTTACAAAtgttcgttttttttttaacacaaaCATCAATTGTAGCTTAAACATGATTGGCATGCAGTGTGATATTTGACATTTGTGATCCGTTTGAACTAAACTGGTGTTTTGTTTATTCCAAGTCATCTCTGATTGCTAATAATATAACTCAAATGTGCTTAATTGATTCTTCTCAGAGTGTCTAAAGGCTGAACTTGTGTTATCTTTTTAACATTCTTTTGGTGGCTGAGAAGAAAACTTGTCATCTCAGAGTTCAAAGGAAGCAGTAGTTCAAGATTTAGAGAATAATTCACAATCACATACTACTATCATATCGTATCTTATCTTATTCAACTCCACCCAAATCATAACGGAACCGGTTGCCAAACTCAGTGACAGTGCTTAAACCAACATATGTTCTCTCCAATTCCACAACCATCTCCTTCCTCACCTCTGCTATGGATCCACCATAACAGATTAGTCAGCGAGTTCCCATCATCATAACCCTTCAAGTTCCTAATCTTCTCCAAAGCGCCTTGTTTATCATAAACCCCTTGCAAAGTATAGACAAACCCTTTCCATCCTTCCCCAACACCCTC encodes the following:
- the LOC133733209 gene encoding uncharacterized protein LOC133733209, with protein sequence MSFLLPPTIALSSVFFFRFDDPYLNYRNDSDSETRGFLRVNGSNVFSPLAKFEVVTANTGMGLVHIRCSQSRKFLRRRFESDVHLTPEADESEEDQSKWSCTLFEPQVAEDGNPDRARLFHVQSKQYATAWDIGGAVRVLRLYGEQHGQNIFDIIDLESLVILPKHVAFKGDNDNYLMAEATTTSNPTFSSTDKGMPESWFEVSTDGHGRVQIKSFDTNRYLRNDAGRNWILADSAGNATDLTTLFCPVKVDTSTVALKSLSNDRFCSRYTDLGVTNGLNARLTSITVHSRMALEELVLSRIIYNADFDLANAIIYGETPVTMATANASNNTSADNTVEFKFAYTESKSSTWSSSHSWMVGVSVTASLTIPFGLGGIETTYSGEYNGSYEWGETITTENTLETMYTATVPANTSISVSLMATKGYSDVPYSYYQRDVLYNCKTVVYKKDDGLYTGINSYNFHYVVTM